A single region of the Gossypium arboreum isolate Shixiya-1 chromosome 12, ASM2569848v2, whole genome shotgun sequence genome encodes:
- the LOC108465781 gene encoding fatty acid amide hydrolase-like, translated as MGKKRVMVPAKELELSTVKYEKETIQAPHLMGSILKLFVRIIEIPIIGSLIISYMKKENNMVEMLQNTEIPEKPMFKPEFPPQEAEPSVVIVDEEGEPTDRVQSALKCLPHYDPASCWSGDTLPSFRYWKIRDFAYAYRSKLVTPSKIAEEIITLVEGCKYHKAPTPLLISFDAEDIRKQAAASTQRFKEGNPLSILDGIFMAIKDDIDCYPHPTKGASTWMHEVRSVEKDAVSVSRLRSCGLIFIGKANMHEFGMGTTGNNPNYGTTRNPYAHERYTGGSSSGPAAIVASGLCSAALGTDGGGSIRIPSSLCGVVGLKTTYGRTNMGGSLCGSGTVEIAGPIASTVEDVILVYAAILGSSPEDRISLKPSPPCLPILSSLENVNILGSLQLGKYTEWFNDVHSTDISDVCEDVLNLLSKSHGCKTIEIVIPELHEMRIAHLVSIGSESLCSLNPDIEDGKGVKLNCDTRTCMALFRTFTASDYVAAQCLRRRIMHHHMEIFKKVDVIVTPTTGMTAPKIPPGALENGESNMQVSGYLMRFILAANLLGLPAITVPVGYDKQGLPIGLQLIGRPWGEATILRLASAIEELCAESRRKPASFHDLLKTK; from the exons ATGGGGAAGAAGCGGGTAATGGTTCCGGCCAAGGAACTGGAATTGTCGACCGTTAAATACGAGAAAGAAACAATCCAAG CTCCTCATTTGATGGGATCGATACTGAAGTTGTTTGTGAGGATAATTGAAATTCCAATTATAGGTTCTTTGATCATATCTTACATGAAAAAGGAGAATAACATGGTTGAG ATGTTGCAGAACACTGAGATACCAGAAAAACCCATGTTTAAACCTGAATTTCCTCCTCAAG AAGCAGAACCTTCTGTTGTCATTGTGGATGAAGAAGGGGAACCTACTGATAGAGTTCAATCAGCCCTTAAGTGTCTTCCTCATTATGATCCTGCTAGTTGCTGGAGTGGGGATACACTTCCATCGTTCCGGTACTGGAAGATTCGTGACTTTGCTTATGCTTATCGATCAAAACTTGTGACACCTTCTAAA ATAGCAGAAGAAATCATCACACTTGTTGAGGGGTGTAAATATCATAAGGCCCCAACACCATTATTGATTTCATTTGATGCTGAGGATATCAGGAAGCAAGCAGCGGCTTCAACACAAAGGTTTAAGGAAG GAAATCCATTGTCAATCTTGGATGGAATTTTCATGGCAATCAAGGATGACATAGACTGCTATCCTCATCCAACTAAGG GTGCATCAACATGGATGCATGAGGTTAGGTCTGTTGAGAAGGATGCAGTTTCTGTCTCAAGATTGCGGAGCTGTGGTCTGATTTTTATTGGGAAGGCCAATATGCATGAATTTGGCATGGGCACAACTGGAAACAATCCAaattatgg AACAACCAGAAACCCTTATGCACATGAAAGATATACAGGTGGATCTTCCTCTGGCCCAGCAGCAATTGTAGCTTCTGGTCTATGTTCTGCTGCCCTAGGAACAGATGGTGGAG GTTCTATTCGCATTCCTTCATCCCTCTGTGGTGTAGTGGGCTTGAAAACAACTTATGGAAGGACAAACATGGGAGG ATCATTATGTGGATCTGGGACTGTGGAAATTGCTGGACCAATAGCGTCAACAGTGGAAGATGTCATACTAGT GTATGCAGCTATTTTGGGTTCCAGTCCTGAGGACAGAATCAGTTTGAAACCG TCTCCCCCTTGTTTGCCTATTTTGTCATCACTTGAGAATGTTAACATTTTGGGATCATTGCAACTGGGGAAGTATACAGAG TGGTTTAATGATGTGCATTCAACTGATATCTCTGACGTCTGTGAAGATGTTCTCAACCTTCTGTCAAAAAGCCATGGATGTAAG ACAATAGAGATAGTAATACCAGAACTACATGAGATGCGTATAGCTCATCTTGTTTCAATTGGATCTGAATCACTATGCTCGCTAAATCCTGATATAGAAGATGG GAAaggtgtgaaattgaattgtgataCTCGCACTTGTATGGCACTTTTTCGAACATTCACTGCATCAGACTATGTTGCTGCCCAGTGTCTTAG GCGAAGGATAATGCACCATCACATGGAGATCTTCAAGAAGGTTGATGTCATAGTGACCCCGACAACTGG CATGACAGCACCAAAAATACCACCTGGTGCTCTGGAAAATGGAGAATCGAACATGCAGGTTTCAG GTTATCTCATGCGGTTCATTCTTGCTGCTAATCTTCTTGGTCTTCCTGCCATTACTGTCCCT GTTGGTTATGACAAACAAGGACTTCCAATAGGTTTACAACTAATAGGCCGTCCATGGGGTGAAGCTACAATCCTACGTTTGGCTTCTGCAATTGAG GAACTTTGTGCTGAATCCAGGAGGAAGCCTGCTTCATTCCATGACCTCTTAAAGACCAAGTAA
- the LOC108458697 gene encoding uncharacterized protein LOC108458697 isoform X2: MDFSNESRVLHRCSAQIGNLLLRSLWHLVHFIISICNFTLDIANVLESYLISSGLLGRYKSLHIAKLRYLAIVIESEGAYQTLKIVELLQWLEAVGVKHVCLYDNEGILKKSKDFILENLDGAILFQDAHENNVLLDQQHMTLEFVSFSDGKEAVAKAANVLFMKYSKSGVTDQNQKEKIFTESQMTEALKTVGSGGPEPDLLLVYGPARCHLGFPAWRIKYTEIVHMGLLKSMNYGSLIKAIYKFTMVRQNYGK, from the exons ATGGATTTCAGCAATGAATCACGGGTGTTGCATCGCTGTTCTGCTCAA ATCGGAAATCTTCTCCTTCGATCATTGTGGCATCTCGTACATTTTATTATCAGCATATGCAACTTTACATTGGATATTGCTAATGTGCTTGAAAGCTATCTTATCTCTTCGGGACTGCTGGGTAGATACAAATCCCTCCATATAGCCAAGCTCCGCTATCTGGCTATTGTGATAGAAAGCGAAGGAGCTTATCAAACTTTGAAAATTGTCGAGCTTTTGCAATGGCTGGAAGCTGTTGGTGTCAAACATGTTTGCCTTTATGATAATGAAG GAATACTGAAGAAATCAAAGGATTTCATCTTGGAAAACTTGGATGGTGCAATATTGTTTCAG GATGCTCATGAAAATAATGTGCTATTAGATCAACAACATATGACTCTGGAGTTTGTGTCATTTTCTGATGGGAAAGAAGCAGTTGCCAAAGCAGCCAATGTACTTTTTATGAAGTACTCAAAATCAGGTGTGACTGACCAAAATCAGAAAGAGAAAATCTTCACTGAATCTCAAATGACCGAGGCACTCAAAACTGTTG GGAGCGGAGGGCCAGAACCGGATCTTTTATTAGTATATGGACCTGCCAGGTGTCACTTAGGTTTCCCTGCCTGGAGGATTAAATACACTGAGATTGT ACATATGGGTCTCTTGAAGTCCATGAATTATGGGTCACTAATTAAGGCTATTTACAAATTCACAATGGTACGACAAAACTACG GTAAATGA
- the LOC108458697 gene encoding uncharacterized protein LOC108458697 isoform X1: MDFSNESRVLHRCSAQVRDIGNLLLRSLWHLVHFIISICNFTLDIANVLESYLISSGLLGRYKSLHIAKLRYLAIVIESEGAYQTLKIVELLQWLEAVGVKHVCLYDNEGILKKSKDFILENLDGAILFQDAHENNVLLDQQHMTLEFVSFSDGKEAVAKAANVLFMKYSKSGVTDQNQKEKIFTESQMTEALKTVGSGGPEPDLLLVYGPARCHLGFPAWRIKYTEIVHMGLLKSMNYGSLIKAIYKFTMVRQNYGK, from the exons ATGGATTTCAGCAATGAATCACGGGTGTTGCATCGCTGTTCTGCTCAAGTACGTGAT ATCGGAAATCTTCTCCTTCGATCATTGTGGCATCTCGTACATTTTATTATCAGCATATGCAACTTTACATTGGATATTGCTAATGTGCTTGAAAGCTATCTTATCTCTTCGGGACTGCTGGGTAGATACAAATCCCTCCATATAGCCAAGCTCCGCTATCTGGCTATTGTGATAGAAAGCGAAGGAGCTTATCAAACTTTGAAAATTGTCGAGCTTTTGCAATGGCTGGAAGCTGTTGGTGTCAAACATGTTTGCCTTTATGATAATGAAG GAATACTGAAGAAATCAAAGGATTTCATCTTGGAAAACTTGGATGGTGCAATATTGTTTCAG GATGCTCATGAAAATAATGTGCTATTAGATCAACAACATATGACTCTGGAGTTTGTGTCATTTTCTGATGGGAAAGAAGCAGTTGCCAAAGCAGCCAATGTACTTTTTATGAAGTACTCAAAATCAGGTGTGACTGACCAAAATCAGAAAGAGAAAATCTTCACTGAATCTCAAATGACCGAGGCACTCAAAACTGTTG GGAGCGGAGGGCCAGAACCGGATCTTTTATTAGTATATGGACCTGCCAGGTGTCACTTAGGTTTCCCTGCCTGGAGGATTAAATACACTGAGATTGT ACATATGGGTCTCTTGAAGTCCATGAATTATGGGTCACTAATTAAGGCTATTTACAAATTCACAATGGTACGACAAAACTACG GTAAATGA
- the LOC108458489 gene encoding uncharacterized protein LOC108458489 — protein MIYSIFKNQVFIRNGSWIPPTCAKNASFLRIISALVVRYESGIAESRHWFKTSYLINTIGLSPQSAVSVSKKLHFETSKQPDTVISFLKKHGFSKTQIRNIIQRWPESLLCNPEKTLFPKLQFFYSRRISRFQLLRILAVNPSVFRTSLDNSIIPNFNSFKEFTRCDDDQVFLAYKNDSSILTRKFQSVFAPNLAILKESSVPESTIIVELVLHPRIFSVKPDKFRGIVEEVKKLGFDPSKRSFLTAVQAFLQLSKSTWERKIDLLKQWGWSNEEVVSAFEKYPKTMMFSEQKISAIMSLFVDTMGWKSSYIAKRPVLLAYNLERRIIPRCLVLQALLSKGLIQKFSLNLLVESTEKKFLQRFVIPYKDPYLLKLYEQKLGLPE, from the coding sequence ATGATTTATTCCATTTTCAAAAACCAAGTCTTCATTAGAAATGGCTCCTGGATTCCACCAACTTGTGCTAAGAATGCGAGTTTTCTTCGAATAATTTCAGCGTTAGTTGTTAGATATGAATCTGGAATCGCAGAAAGTAGACACTGGTTTAAGACTTCTTACCTCATAAACACAATTGGGCTGTCTCCGCAATCTGCTGTATCAGTGTCTAAGAAGCTCCATTTTGAGACCTCTAAACAACCAGACACTGTGATTTCCTTCTTAAAAAAACATGGCTTTTCAAAAACCCAGATAAGAAACATCATTCAGAGATGGCCTGAATCTCTTTTGTGCAACCCTGAGAAAACCCTTTTTCCCAAACTTCAATTCTTTTACTCCAGAAGGATTTCACGTTTTCAACTTCTAAGAATCTTGGCTGTAAACCCAAGTGTCTTCAGAACTAGTTTAGATAACTCCATCATCCCAAACTTCAACTCCTTCAAGGAATTCACTAGATGCGACGATGATCAGGTGTTTTTAGCATACAAGAACGATTCTAGCATTCTTACGCGTAAATTTCAATCCGTTTTTGCTCCTAATCTTGCAATCTTGAAAGAATCCAGCGTGCCTGAATCAACTATTATTGTTGAACTTGTCCTTCACCCAAGAATCTTTTCAGTCAAGCCTGATAAGTTTAGAGGAATAGTTGAAGAAGTAAAGAAACTAGGATTTGATCCTTCAAAACGTAGTTTCCTTACAGCTGTTCAAGCATTCTTACAGCTTAGCAAATCGACATGGGAAAGGAAGATCGATCTTCTAAAACAATGGGGTTGGTCTAATGAAGAAGTTGTTTCAGCTTTCGAGAAGTATCCGAAAACCATGATGTTTTCAGAGCAGAAGATCAGTGCGATAATGAGCCTTTTTGTCGACACAATGGGATGGAAATCGTCGTACATTGCTAAGCGTCCGGTTCTTCTTGCGTATAACTTGGAGAGGAGAATTATCCCCAGGTGTTTGGTTCTTCAAGCTTTGTTATCCAAAGGTTTGATCCAGAAATTCAGTCTTAATCTTCTGGTGGAGTCTACTGAAAAGAAATTCCTTCAAAGGTTTGTCATCCCTTATAAAGATCCTTATTTACTGAAACTATATGAGCAAAAGTTGGGCCTTCCAGAATAA
- the LOC108459448 gene encoding mediator of RNA polymerase II transcription subunit 32-like, with product MDNIVDSLNSAYQEFVGAAAHVLETKESSAAQKTAATDAALENFKQKWELFRVACDQAEEFVESIKQRIGSECLVDEATGYMAGKSGQHSTGLPPISAVRLEQMSKAVRWLVIELQHGSGNAGGAAAHAHPSAPFDARFPEDAAQ from the coding sequence ATGGACAACATAGTAGATTCCTTAAACAGCGCCTACCAAGAATTTGTTGGTGCGGCAGCTCATGTTCTCGAAACTAAGGAATCTTCAGCTGCCCAAAAGACGGCAGCCACCGATGCTGCTCTGGAGAACTTCAAGCAGAAATGGGAATTATTCAGAGTGGCTTGTGATCAAGCTGAGGAGTTCGTCGAGTCCATCAAACAAAGGATTGGATCCGAGTGCCTTGTCGATGAAGCCACTGGCTATATGGCTGGGAAGTCGGGGCAGCACTCAACCGGCCTTCCTCCCATCAGTGCCGTTCGTTTGGAGCAGATGAGTAAAGCTGTACGGTGGCTTGTGATTGAGCTGCAGCATGGTTCGGGAAATGCTGGTGGTGCAGCGGCTCATGCCCACCCTTCGGCACCTTTCGATGCTAGATTCCCTGAAGATGCTGCTCAGTAG